One window of the Balaenoptera ricei isolate mBalRic1 chromosome X, mBalRic1.hap2, whole genome shotgun sequence genome contains the following:
- the FATE1 gene encoding LOW QUALITY PROTEIN: fetal and adult testis-expressed transcript protein (The sequence of the model RefSeq protein was modified relative to this genomic sequence to represent the inferred CDS: substituted 1 base at 1 genomic stop codon) translates to MAGGPPNIKEDIEMSTAEELVPGSQGHSXEHVIPAKMKERGSQSLGVSQRQQKLDLKAAGSAAVWNMAATWSKKVVLNPEADMVAEIGLEELNGLEMEVMRRQRHFGLPKGSRGPSCANVLLFPPPTWHHREAVFFTMLLFTGIANLWLCSWSPSLLPVFPPLPRPALPNLLPTLSSHQQHQGHFPTLPEGSPSCWKAEEVWNSKGASPEAAPFFCSDRAMQERSEEGKTTAGLGKVYPLGLHLEHLSP, encoded by the exons ATGGCAGGAGGACCCCCGAAcatcaaagaagacatagaaatgtCCACGGCTGAAGAGCTGGTTCCTGGAAGCCAAGGGCATAGCTAAGAGCACGTGATCCCAGCAA AAATGAAGGAGCGTGGATCCCAGTCCCTGGGTGTTTCTCAGCGGCAACAGAAGTTGGATCTAAAGGCTGCTGGCTCTGCCGCGGTTTGGAATATGGCTGCAACCTGGTCCAAGAAAGTGGTACT caACCCGGAGGCAGATATGGTCGCTGAGATCGGCCTGGAAGAGCTAAATGGACTGGAGATGGAGGTCATGAGAAGACAG AGACACTTTGGCCTCCCAAAGGGCAGCAGAGGCCCTTCCTGTGCTAACGTCCTACTTTTCCCCCCACCG ACCTGGCACCACAGGGAAGCCGTTTTCTTCACCATGCTGTTGTTCACCGGCATCGCCAACCTCTGGCTGTGCAGCTGgagcccttccctcctccccgtcttccctcctctccctcggCCAGCCCTGCCCAACCTCCTTCCAACTCTCAGCAGCCATCAGCAGCATCAGGGCCATTTCCCAACTCTGCCGGAGGGAAGCCCTAGCTGCTGGAAGGCGGAGGAAGTGTGGAATTCCAAAG GTGCCTCTCCTGAAGCTGCTCCTTTCTTCTGCTCCGACCGGGCCATGCAGGAGCGCTCAGAGGAAGGGAAGACCACTGCGGGGCTGGGCAAGGTCTACCCTCTGGGAC TCCACCTGGAGCATCTGTCCCCTTGA